Below is a window of Streptomyces sp. WMMB303 DNA.
CGCGGTGGCGCTCGCCGCGGCATCCCCGGCTGTGGTTCGAGATCGTCCTGATCGCGGTCAGCTACTGGACGTATTCGCTGATCCGCAACGCGGTTCCCGAGCAGCGCGCCGAGGCGCTGCACAACGCGGACTGGATCTGGCGGACCGAGCACACGCTCGGTATCGCCGTCGAGCAGTCGATCAACCACGCGATCGGCGGGGTGACCTGGCTGATCGTCTCGATGAACTACTACTACGCCACGCTGCACTTCATCGTGACGATCGGCGTACTGGTGTGGCTCTACCGGGCGCATCCGGGGCGGTACGCGGCCACCCGGCTGGTGCTCTTCGCCACGACCGGCAGCGCGCTGCTGGGCTACTACCTCTTCCCCCTGGCGCCACCCCGGCTGATGGCCGGCGGGGACTTCATCGACACCGTGCAGGTGCACCAGACATGGGGGTCGATGGCGTCGGGGAACCTGGCGCAGATGTCCAACCAGTACGCGGCCATGCCGTCGATGCACATAGGGTGGTCCGTCTGGTGCGGCATCACCATCGCGATGCTGGCGCGCCCGCTGTGGGGGAAGATCCTCGGGGTGCTGTACCCGGTGGCGACCCTCACCGTCATCGTGAGTACCGCCAACCACTTCTGGCTCGACGCCGTCGGGGGGCTGCTGTGCCTCGCTCTGGGCTACGGCCTCGCCTGCGCCTGGTACCGGCGGCTGCCCTACCGGCTGCCGCGGCTGGCCGCAGCGCCGGTCTGAGCGGGCCCCCGCCACCCGGCGGGGGCCGCCCCGCGGAAGAGCCCGGCCGGTGTGCGGCGGCCCTTCACTCCGCGTCGTAGAAGAGGCGGTCGACGACAGCGCGGGCCCGCCTGGTGACCCGGCGGTAGTCGTCGAGCATCTCGCCGACGTGCCCCGGCTCGTAGCCGAGGTAGCGGCCGACGGCCCCCAGTTCCCGGGACTCTGAGGGGAAGGTGTCCCCCGGCCGGCCCCGCACCAGCATCACCGCGTTGCGCACCCGCGAAGCGAGCACCCACGCCTCGTCCAGCACCTCGGCGTCGTCGGAGTCGATCAGTCCGGCCTCCCGGGCGGCGGCGAGCGCGACCCGGGTGCGGGTGGTCCGCAGCGCGGGCAGCTCGGCGGCGTGCCGCAACTGGGTCAGCTGCACCGTCC
It encodes the following:
- a CDS encoding phosphatase PAP2 family protein; amino-acid sequence: MGAPTTRTEDSSRQDSTEAPAEQSAARTEADAAQAPAERDAAADVRSGGGGLLARWRSPRHPRLWFEIVLIAVSYWTYSLIRNAVPEQRAEALHNADWIWRTEHTLGIAVEQSINHAIGGVTWLIVSMNYYYATLHFIVTIGVLVWLYRAHPGRYAATRLVLFATTGSALLGYYLFPLAPPRLMAGGDFIDTVQVHQTWGSMASGNLAQMSNQYAAMPSMHIGWSVWCGITIAMLARPLWGKILGVLYPVATLTVIVSTANHFWLDAVGGLLCLALGYGLACAWYRRLPYRLPRLAAAPV